A genomic region of Papaver somniferum cultivar HN1 chromosome 7, ASM357369v1, whole genome shotgun sequence contains the following coding sequences:
- the LOC113300167 gene encoding SART-1 family protein DOT2-like, translated as MGKERKKSSSSSRREEKDYGSRDRREDVEEPEKEKIRDKVVKEREYDQKEKSSRDKERDRDSRAKDKDVENEHHHDRGRDRKEEERGKDREKERDRPKEREREKHKDREREKERDNKSEKEKSSRGKDRDKEIDRDNKDRSKDRAIGRSREDGHDRSKDGRKDERRIEQDDSDDSYKELKQKNETASAVHSSTSQIKERIQEMKKERLEKKSESVSEVLSWVTKSRKLEVKKVSEKEKALQLKKVFEEQDNIEEVESGDEGRAQHLSKDLAGVKILHGLDKVVEGGAVVLTLKDQSILADGDLNEEVDMLENVEIGEQKLRDDAYKAAKKKTGTYDDKFDVDGMTKKKMLPQYDDPVDDEVVTLDASGRFTGEAEKKLEELRKRLHGVSTSSRFEDLTSSGKISSDYYTQEEMLQFKKPKKKKSMRKKERLDLDALEAEAISVGLGVGDRGSRNDGKMQSAKEEQVKSEARKRSDAYQSAVAKAAEASKALRLEQVSIVPAVEDENPVFGDEDDELYKSLEKARKLALKERNAASGAQAVSSAITASNKLAESETPITEEVEDDKVVFTEVEEFVWGLQLDEEADKPEGEDVFMEEDEIPKSSDQEIKDVETGGWTEVNDANEDERLTNEKKKDIVPDATIHEVAVGKGLSATLQLLKERGTLKDTVEWGGRNMDKKRSKLVGIYDNDGSKEIQIIRRDEFGRIMTPKEAFRNISHKFHGKGPGKMKQEKRQKQYQEEMKLKQMKNSDTPSQSMERMREAQARMRTPYLVLSGHVRPGQTSDPSSGFATVSDLPGGGLTPMLGNTKVEHFLGIKRKGDTSDRDDSTSMGPPKKPRN; from the exons ATGGGCAAGGAACGTAAGAAAAGTAGCAGTAGTAGTAGAAGAGAGGAGAAGGATTATGGAAGCAGGGATAGAAGAGAAGATGTAGAGGAACCCGAGAAAGAAAAGATTAGGGATAAGGTTGTTAAGGAAAGAGAGTATGATCAAAAGGAGAAAAGTAGTAGAGATAAAGAAAGAGACAGGGATAGTAGAGCGAAAGATAAAGATGTAGAAAATGAGCATCATCATGATCGAGGGCGAGATAGAAAGGAGGAAGAACGAGGCAAGGATAGAGAGAAGGAACGAGATAGGCCaaaggaaagagaaagagagaaacatAAAGACAGAGAGAGGGAGAAGGAACGCGATAATAagtcagagaaagagaagagtAGTAGAGGAAAGGATAGAGATAAAGAGATTGATCGCGATAATAAAGATAGGTCTAAAGATAGAGCAATTGGAAGAAGTCGTGAAGATGGTCATGATAGAAGTAAGGATGGTAGAAAGGATGAGAGGCGAATTGAACAAGACGACAGTGACGACAGCTATAAGGAGCTGAAACAAAAGAATGAAACGGCGTCAGCAGTACACTCATCAACTTCACAAATAAAGGAGCGTATACAAGA AATGAAAAAAGAGAGGTTGGAGAAGAAATCTGAAAGCGTTTCTGAAGTTCTGTCATGGGTTACTAAAAGCCGCAAGCTCGAGGTGAAGAAAGTTTCCGAGAAAGAGAAAGCTTTACAACTCAAAAAGGTTTTCGAGGAGCAG GATAACATTGAGGAAGTAGAAAGTGGAGATGAAGGCCGGGCTCAGCACCTATCAA AGGATCTAGCGGGAGTGAAAATTCTTCACGGACTTGATAAAGTAGTTGAAGGTGGAGCAGTTGTTTTGACTTTGAAGGATCAGAGTATACTTGCTGATGGCGACCTTAACGAAG AGGTTGACATGCTTGAAAATGTGGAGATTGGAGAGCAGAAACTAAGAGATGACGCCTACAAGGCTGCTAAAAAAAAGACTGGAACATATGATGACAA gtttgatgtTGATggcatgactaaaaagaaaatgCTTCCCCAGTATGATGATCCAGTTGATGATGAG GTGGTAACGTTGGATGCAAGCGGCCGTTTTACTGGTGAAGCAGAGAAAAAGCTAGAGGAG CTTCGTAAAAGGTTGCATGGTGTCTCCACAAGCAGTCGTTTTGAAGATCTAACATCTTCAGGGAAAATCTCTTCTGACTACTATACCCAAGAAGAGATGCTTCAATTTAAAAAGCCCAAGAAGAAAAAATCTATGCGAAAGAAAGAGAGGTTGGATTTGGATGCCCTTGAAGCAGAAGCTATCTCTGTTGGGTTGGGTGTCGGGGATCGTGGTTCCAGAAATGACGGGAAGATGCAGTCTGCTAAGGAAGAGCAAGTGAAATCCGAGGCACGGAAAAGGAGTGATGCATACCAATCTGCAGTTGCGAAGGCAGCAGAGGCATCTAAAGCATTGCGTCTTGAGCAAGTTTCAATAGTTCCTGCGGTTGAAGATGAAAACCCTGTTTtcggagatgaagatgatgaactaTACAAATCGTTAGAGAAAGCTAGAAAGCTAGCTTTAAAAGAGCGAAATGCTGCATCTGGTGCTCAGGCAGTTTCTTCAGCTATTACTGCGAGCAACAAGTTGGCGGAAAGTGAAACACCCATTACCGAGGAAGTAGAAGATGACAAGGTTGTCTTCACAGAAGTAGAGGAGTTTGTTTGGGGTCTTCAGCTTGATGAAG AAGCTGATAAACCCGAAGGTGAAGATGTTTTCATGGAGGAAGATGAAATCCCCAAGTCTTCTGATCAAGAAATAAAAGATGTTGAGACAGGTGGTTGGACGGAGGTAAATGATGCCAATGAAGATGAGCGCTTGACTAACGAGAAGAAAAAGGATATTGTACCAGATGCGACCATCCATGAAGTTGCTGTTGGTAAAGGTTTATCAGCTACTCTTCAGCTCCTTAAAGAAAGGGGAACGCTTAAGGATACTGTGGAATGGGGGGGCAGGAACATGGACAAGAAGAGAAGTAAGCTGGTGGGGATATACGACAATGATGGGTCAAAGGAAATTCAGATTATCAGGAGAGATGAGTTCGGTAGAATT ATGACTCCAAAAGAAGCTTTCAGGAATATTTCTCATAAGTTCCACGGAAAAGGCCCGGGCAAAATGAAGCAAGAAAAACGCCAGAAACAGTATCAAGAAGAAATGAAGTTGAAGCAGATGAAAAATTCCGACACACCCTCTCAGTCAATGGAGCGAATGAGGGAAGCGCAAGCTCGGATGAGGACTCCATATCTTGTACTAAGTGGGCATGTCAGGCCAGG GCAAACTAGTGACCCCAGTAGTGGTTTTGCCACCGTCTCAGACCTTCCTGGTGGTGGGTTGACACCCATGCTTGGCAACACCAAG GTTGAACATTTCCTAGGAATCAAGCGCAAGGGTGATACCAGTGACAGAGATGATTCTACTAGCATGGGTCCCCCAAAGAAGCCTAGGAACTGA